TAGTAAAGGTCGGATGAAAGAGGCTAAAAAAGTTTTACAGAGACTACGTGGCAGGGACGACGTCTCAGGTATGCCTCCAGCTACCATTTTTCTTAACAGAAACAACTTATTTCTTAAGTTCTGTAAGTTTGCTCCTCAGTTTAATCTTACAAGAGTTTGAGCTAACTTTCTTGAACTCCCTGCCCTTCCTATCCTTTCCCCATTTGCAAATTAAGTTCAAGCTTGTAATAGAAATATCAACTATTCATAAGTAGAAACTTGTTGCAAGCTTTAAGCTCAAATTTGCAGTTGATTTAGTAAATACTAAAGCCCATTTGTTCTTTTCTCGAGCTTCAAATTGATTTAAATGCAACCGGTATAAACACATTAGATGCCATTCTTCCACATTGattcatttcatttaattaagttattgcAGAACCTCCTTTGTCCAATTCTGCACAATTGATGTGCCTACTGTATTTCAGGAAATAAACTTTCATGAGCTCCAGATCAAAGTATTGGTTCATTTTCATGTGTCACTTAATTCTATATGAAAGCAGCCATTATTTTTTCTGAAtgcaatttttttccaaaagagcttACAGACAGAAGTCAAGTTTTACAGGAAAACAAGTATCTTCAATTTATGAACAAAATCtatttcttgaaaatattaagGTTTGGCGATAGGTGAACTAAGGATTTTCCGAACTTAAAGGTACTTCTTGGGTTTTAACAGTTGAAGTAACCAGAATTCTAAGTGCACGAGAATCCTTTCCGCTTGCAGGTGAAATGGCCTTGCTGATGGAAGGTTTAGGCGCTGGAGGCGAAGTGTCTATAGAGGAGTACATAATCAATCCAGATGATGAACTTGATGATAACCATGAGCATGCCGTAGATAAGGATCGGATCAAGCTATATGGAGCTGAAGAGGGTCAGTCATGGATAGCCAAACCTGTTACTGGACAAAGTACTCTTGGTCTGGTCTCCCGTCATGGGAGTGTAGCAAACCAAATTGCTCTTATGGATCCTATGGTCACTCTATTTGGCAGTGTTCATGAGAAGCTACCAGAGATGGGAAGTATGCGCAGCATGCTTTTTACAAATTTTGGCAGCATGTTCAATATATCAGAGAATCAAGTAAAACACGAAAACTGGGATGAAGAAAGTCAAAGGGATGGTGACAAGCATTCTGATGCTTCTGGGGCAGAATCTGATGACAATGTGAGGAGCCCATTGCTCTCACGGCAAGGGTCAGGTACAGAAGGGCCTCCAACCTCATTAAGCATGAGACAGGGTAGCAATTACAATACTGCAAATGCTGGAGAACATGCCAGTATGGGTATAGGTGGTGGTTGGCAGCTAGCATACAGAAAAGATGAGAAAAAGGAAGGAGCACTCAAAAGGATTTATTTGCATCAGGAGGCTGGTGTTGGATCAAGGCGTGGTTCCATTATGTCCCTTCCAGGTTGTGATGCTCATGGAGAAGGTGACACCATTCATGCTGCTGCTTTAGTGAGTCAGTCCGTTCTTCGAACAGAGAGCATCTTGGCTCAACAGACTATTGAGGAAGCAGTAGAGAAACAAACTGGACCTATTACAAAGGCGATAGGCTGGAGAGCTCTTTTTGAGCCGGGAGTCAAGCATGCTCTCATCGTTGGAGTTGGAATTCAAATACTGCAGCAGGTAAAGGGGGCATATGTTTGTTTTTATGATATCTCCAAAGTATGAATAGAACCATCAGTGAGTTTACCTTATTTTAGCTTGGTTCTTATTAAGAAGAAACACAGTTATGTGGAATCAGTGTTGAGATCTATATACTGCATAATCATTGACTTTCTGCTAAGATCTTGTTTTACCTCCATGTCTTGTGCTAAAATCAAACTTTTCTTGCATGAGGACTTAGCAAAGAACATAAGAGAATGAAGGAAAAGATTCGTATAAGCAAATATCGACTAGGTGGGAGTGAATCTTGATCATGTGGTCTTAGCGTTTGTTAGAAAACCTTGAGTTTTGGAGAACCCCTAATTTGTATTTGAAGATAACTTATTGAGTGGTAGAGTGAGATGTGTCCAAATAGTGTAAATGTATATACAATATCCATATAACTGAGTCAACTTGTTTTGGATTGAGTAGAATTGTTACTATTGTTGTTGATGACCACGCGGCTACTCACATATGTTTTGTTTCTTGATCAGTTTTCTGGTATAAATGGGGTTCTCTACTATACTCCCCAAATTCTTGAACAAGCAGGAGTAGGAGTTCTGCTATCAAATTTAGGTATTGGTTCAGAATCGGCATCTTTCCTCATAAGTGGCCTCACAACTTTGTTAATGCTTCCAAGTATAGGCATTGCAATGAGACTGATGGACATTGCTGGCAGAAGGTAACACTAGTTTGCTTATTCCCATAATCTCAACGAAACCTGGAAATAGCAAATATATCAAGCTTTGCTATATCATTTACTCGTTTACATATACACTTGGATTCCTTGTATATAAATTTGGTCTTACTGAAACATTCATGTCTTGGATCAGATTTCTATAATGTGGTAATACAAATTAAGAAGAGTGTCAGTTAGACTTTTTTCAAGTTTGATGCTAACTCTAGTCACATTCATTTCAAAACTTAACAAGTAGTGCTATTACCTTACCCTTTTGAATAATGTAATTATATGACTTCTCCAGGTTGCTTCTGCTGACTACTTTGCCTGTCCTGTTACTGTCACTGATCGTACTAGTCCTGGGTAATGTAATCAACATGGGTGAGGTCACACATGCTGTGATCTCCACCATTAGTGTTGTCGTCTACTTCTGTTGCTTTGTCACGGGTTTTGGTCCAATTCCCAACATCCTCTGCTCTGAGATATTCCCCACCAGTGTTCGTGGCATATGTATCGCTATATGTGCTCTCACATTTTGGATTGGAGACATTATTGTCACTTACTCACTCCCCGTTATGCTCAACACCATCGGACTTGCTGGTGTCTTTGGCATCTATGCTGTAGTATGTGCCATTGCTTGGGTATTCGTTTTCCTTAAGGTTCCTGAAACAAAAGGCATGCCCCTTGAAGTCATTACAGAATTCTTTGCTGTTGGTGCTAATAAGCAACCTGGGAAAGAATAAACGCGGTGGAGATTTTGAACTTTGTCTAATTATCCTTGCTGAATGTGAGGTATGCTATGTGATCAACTGTTCTTCTATCATGACTGAAGGCACTTCGCGGTAAAACTACGAAAAGGGTAGTCAGAAGAAAGATAAACCACTTAACAGGATTATGGTTAGAAGAGGTTTCAATTAGTTTTTCTGTTTgaatataaatttgtttttaggCACTTTATGATGCTAGTTTTTGTACCATTTTATTGATACAGTCACCTCATCTGTCTTCATTTGAATTATTATCTTAAAGTTTGATTCACCAGTGAATAGTTCTTCAGTATGCATATTGTCAAAATagtgataatctgatttgggaTTATAACATATAGTCTAGTGGTATGTGTAAAGTTGTTTGTGTTTGCCTAAGACCCATACTGGATCGTCAAAATCCATCTTATACCATAATGTTACAATTAGAAGGACTTGTTAAAGATATAATTACCTAAATAAAAGTACGATGTTTCTACTAACTCAAATCTTTTAGATGATATGGTCACACATTTTGAAACTCCTagatagtgttttttttttaagatacGACAAAAAAAAGTGATCAGTAACGCTATTTTTTACTGTAAGATAATGCATCATGACCTAAACATTTCTTGTCTTGACTTCATTTGATGTCAGTTTACTTTGGGTTActgaaaaatttaaagattgGTTTGTGTTGTCATGTAGAAAGAGGAAAGTAAATGAAACAGTAAAAAGAATGGAATAAGCAATGAAAACAACCTTAATGGATGTCCAATTCATTTGGATCTACAACTTCCTCAGTATCTTTCTAATGGATTCTTGGAACTTGCAAGTGGCCTTTAGTAATCATcattttttatctcaaaaatCTTCTGCACTTTTCATGTCatcaaaaatagatattttcatgaaaagtgCAGAAGATAATTGTCTTCTGCACTTTTCATgtcatcaaaatttaaatatcttttGCACTTTTCAACGTCCTCATATCTTTTCTCTCTTCATCTTTACTTGTctattatatgaaaaataattgtcCAATCATATTTGTTCAGTTTTAAACAATTgagagataatttatttttcttttgtgtctattttatccttactGTTAAATATTATTTCATATCCAATACATTtctcaaaacattaaatttaatatagtaatatctctcatattatttattatttcttaaggtgTGTGTCAAGTTAATAATGGATAACTATTGTTTAACATAAAGAGTACATTTTGTCCAAaacaaatactccctccgtccaacaatagttgtccacaatactattttggaatgtctaacaatacttgtccactttatgaaatcaatagataattttacacttagttcctatTTAcacttatcattaattatatagtcattttcctattatatttttcaagacattgtatttattatattcaaagggtgatatacccttctattttaattttttaggaaGCGTGCAAAGTCAATAATGAACAATTATTATTGAACAAAAAGAGTAATTTTTTACATAACTAAAACgatattattagtttttttcCCAAATATATCCTTACTTAAATAAATAGGTTTTTACATAGTCAAGAAACCATATTAACTAAGAATTACTCTCttttgtccatttttatttgGCACACTCCTTCAAAAGTAGTAATTAATAAAATGATAAGTTTATTATATCTcgtttaaatataataaattcaatattttaaaagttacattaaaaaatgattatagttaataatacaaataacttagtaattaaatgataaattatcttttaattttttaaattaaataagtaaaagtCAACATCTATTTTCagtacaaaaatacataaaaatgaaCAATGGAAGTATTAATTAggaataatttagtaaaaacaTCTCTTACCTTCTTAGATTGAGTAAATATTGTAAAAGGCGTGCTCAAGTAAAAAACACCATATAATATTAGATTGGAGATGGTACCTTTGTAAAACAAAATATCTATTCCTACTtgtcaatataaaatatattagtttAATCTAAATTTAGCAGATAATCATAGTTAAATAATATGTAATCATGATTTTTTATGTGGAAAGATTGAAGTTTATCTTTTTCAGTTTTCCTTGTCATGAAAACAGATATTTGCAGCCCCTTTTATTAGATAAAATAAGGTTtagatattttcttgatttacctaATTATCTACTAATCCTACCTGTcctgttatttttttattttttatttcccgAAAAAAGTGATGGTCCAAACTAAGCAAATTCCGGCATTTTAGCCTTGATGGAGATTTATACGCAAGGGGTCTTCGATTTTGGTTTTTTAGTTTGTTCGCATCACCTTAATGCCCTCACTTGAGTTACAAGCTTGTGGCACCTGTCCTGTTAGGATTGGACATTTGGTGATTTGAaaagtttggtttgatttttcaagttttggttaggtaaaaataaaatttaaaattgaattgaaattagtttggtttgatttgtttCGATtcgatttgaaattttttttagtactaACACTTTTTTACGGAAAAATATTCTCATTTGATGctcatatttgatttttataaaattatttaatttgatataaacattatatataaatgggaaaaaggataaatatcccccgaactatcgtaaatggtatacaAATATTCTCCATCaaatttttgggacattggtgtccctgacgtccaaaaactagaacatatATGTCCTTCACTAANtaaaaataaaatttaaaattgaattgaaattagtttggtttgatttatttcgattcaatttgAATATTTTCGTAGTAATAACTCTTTTTACGGAAAAATATTCTCATTTGATGCTTATATTTGAGTAATTTACAttcttgatttgatttttataaaattatttaatttgatataaacattatatataaatgggaaaaaggacaaatatatctccaaactatcgtaaatggtatacaGATATcctctgtcatacttttgggacattggtgtccctgccgtccaaaaattagagcatatatgcccttcactctaacggaagactaaatacatacacgtggcacaatcttattcgtcgatccgatatttaataaatgtcgggtcggtggataagattatgacacgtctatgtccgttagtataaatggtatatatactctagtttttggacggcaggggtaCCAATGTCCAAAAAGTATAACGGATGGtatctacataccatttacgatagttcggaggtatatttgtcccttttcccCTATATAAATTACTccttttgttctaatttatatgATCACTTTCTCTTTTAGTCCAtccaaaaaagaatgatacatttctacattaagtaataatttaactttaaaatgcaCATTTTATCATGAGGAAAATTATTTGTAGTCACACAATATATTCCTCATTTTGGAttagaaatttcaaaagttttttttaaactttatgtcaagtcaaattaattcatataaaatgagacgaagTAAGTAATAGATATTTACCTCTCCTTTGCCTACACAAGTTGATGGGAGTTGGGGACTGAGTATTCACCTTCCATTTGTTTTTAACCAAATGATTAGGGGTTTTGGTTATAGTGgtggatttttaaatttttatctctatccatttttttagtaataatgGGTTATGTAACTTTTTGCCAGCATTGACTCAACAAGTTTGCTCCCTCAATGTCACCATCAAATCAGATAATACGGTGTAACGGATAAGACTGTTATTTAGAGgtttatattttgagttttgagtatgaaaaaaattactgatagaaaacattttcctcgAATAGATTCTAGGTAGCACATATTTAAATTagtcaaactttaatattaatatcGGACtccaaataaaaaacaaaaaaaaagttagctTCCTGTGTTGAAGCATCTATTGTAGGCCGCTAAAGTTGGAAGGTACATAACATTGCATGAAtgaacttaaaataaataatgcgcactacttttcttttaaagctttttcctctctttgtttttatctttaatCCCCATTCACACTCATCTCCAAAATAAATTGAGGTACGCttccaacaaaattttcttttatattcagATCTCGAATTTTGAGATCTACGATTAAGGGTGGCATATTTTTGTCACTGCAAGACAATCTATATTagtgtaataaataatatttaatatgtcTTAAATAAACACATATATGTCGATAATTAAACATTATGATTTatgttgatcaaattttttaaaaaagacttatttactttttgatattattgtttattttttaaaaaataaataaattatgtaactATGTGATTATCACTTGTATTGAAACAACCTACTTTAGTTGTTCGTTTTGAATTTAGATTTGCATAACTTTAAAATACATAGCTAAAATATAACAtttgttttattatatattCAACATTTCTCTTGTATTTTATGGAATCGCCTAGAGTGTTACATGTATGCAATCAAACATGATGTTAGAAATTGCACAACAATCATGTTAGGTTCATGTCATGGAGCGAACTATTCATTTTGTTGTGTTGCTCCAATCTAAGAAGGACATTTGAAAGAAGCATTAGTAGTAATAATTACACAATTTTGTCCAAACACACTCTAAAAGTCTAGTGTTTtgatactattttattttaatacgAGCGGTAAAATTAGCTCATGAAAATAtaatatgttttaaatttgattgagtTAATAATACACTCGTTTATTAGCACAACTAACTCATCAAAAATCAGGTTGATATGCAACTCAAACTGACTCATAagaaattttgttaaaatattttcaaaaaaataaaataattttatttgatatgttaCAGATTataaaagaacaacaaaaacaatTGAAACTTAGTAAGAATTAAACGAATTGAGTTACGAATCACATTTTAGCTCAATTTATTTCAATCCATATAACTTATTCTGAATGAATCAATATAAGCTACTTAGTGCTCATTCATTAACTCAATTTATTTTGATCGATCGACTTGACACGTCGTCAAATTGTAGCTAGGCATTAATTTGACTATCGTGGCACATTATAATACCTATTAAGTGGCGATGCTTTTATTTTCGGCCAACATTAGCCAAACCTTTCTAAGAAAAGAACGGTAGTTATTAGTCAAAGGTacttaacatatatatttgtacgCCAAAACTACTAATTTAAGTATAAATCTATTCTTAAAAGGCACTTAGGTTAATATTCATCTCCCCTTTTCCATCacttattaatttcttttacaatattttttttttgtaaaagagatctttagtttttttctttaagtGTTTTTGTGGCTATAGAATCACAAGTTGGGAACAATAAAGAAATGTTAATTTGCGTCCACTCTTCGTATCTATCTATCTAAGCTttattagtatttattattacttttctCTTTTGGAGATGTTCCTCCTTTTGATGAGGAAATTGGAAATTGCTTTCAAGGTATTGTTGCATGGATGATATCATATGCAAATCCAAATCCAAGATCTTTGagtcaatatatatatgattttgacGTAGAATGAGTGTAATCTTATTTagtataaacttttttttattactattatattgTATACTTATAGATAATTCGAAACTTCAAATCAAAGTGTTGTTACATTATTTATAATTCGAGACTTCAAATCAAAGtgtttttacattatttataaaagattttttcttcttaaattcaATGCTCAGTCAAAGTATAGAAAGAGTGACTTGTTTTCCTGTCTGGGCCCTAAGTGCAACATCCGGATAATATATGGTTGTTTAATTAGTTGTAAAAGGAAGTGTGAAGTCTGTTTTTATAGTTTGGTCctcctttttatttttgctaCCACAACTTGCCCAAAAAGTATCTTTTGATCTATAATTGTACTAGAATTCATTTGTGAACAATAAAGAAATAATGGACTAGTCAAGTCGTCAACCACTACAATTTCAACATCCCAACATCTCTTTTGTTCAAGTTAAAAGTTGATAAGAGGAGGATCAAAAGTGAGTTCAACACTTCACCTGATCCATTGTTTTTAACTCAAATTATGTACTAAGATCAAGAGTATTATTATTGAGCAATTTTGATTCTTTAAGTTATTAAAAGTGAGCAATTTTTATCTCCATTTTGACAAACTCTTGGGGTGGAAAACAAAACATTCTATGCTAAACTTAACTCAAAGTACAGGGACcattttgtcattttcttttctcttataatAACACTACCATATCCACATTCAAGTGATTCAACTAGAGGCTACAATTTAGCAAGGCTCAAtattaaaattaactaatactATGCTTTTGAAGTctctactattttaaattatataacatcgttcaaattttgaaggtaaatttcttaattttgatgGTAAATTCAGAAATATAATTACTTGAGACAAAAATTTAAGAATGCCCTCCAATTGAGACTACTTGTCAATTTGGCCTACCAAAGTCAGAATTACATTACTAATTGGCCTTCTCCCCCAACAAGAAAGAAGCCAACACAGCGTATCGTTTCACGTTTGTCATCTTCTACTCATTCACATCACAACCACGTTGCTTCATTTTTGTTCTCTTCCTCTATAGTTAGCTACTTGACAAAGTCATaatcaaacaaattgaaacgaagaGAATATTTCGTATTTTACTACTTTGTGAGTTCTAGAATGAAACTTCGACGTAATTGCTTAAGTTGTTGTTAAGGCTACCTATAATTGACCGTTGAGTCACCTGACTGAGCTTAGTACATCAGACTATCTTTCAAAGAAAATTTACACAGATCATTTCAAAGATGTAACTTCCCTAGATGAGTACCCCTAACCTGCATCAACACAGTAACTGATATGTTACCACAGGTAAAACTGCACTGATAGCGTAAATTACCTTTCTCGTTTACAGTGTCAGCGTATATAACTTAAAAGGCCTAACATAAAAAAGCtaacttcctttttttttttgttactttaGACCAAGAAATTATTTGAGCTAATAGATGTACCACATGAACTAGACTCGGCCGGAGTTGTAACCGTAGCTCCGTCGGATTTACAGGAAACTGCCGGGAACTCACCGCACTTCCGGCACCGAGAAACGACGAGAATTTGACGACAAGAAGGACATGAAGAGTGTGAACCCAGCCAAGTATCAATACACTGAAGATGGAAACTATGTCCACACTGCGGCAGCACACGGATCTCATCTCCGACGGCGTACTCCGCCAGACAAATCGCACACTCCGCCGTGAACGCCGCACCATTCGCCGTACTGCTTGGATCGTAGGTGAATTTAGGCAACGATTGCAACACTTTTTTCTTCAATCCTTTATTCGCCGACTGTTGACTACCACCGCTTCCGCCGGCTCCGATTCCTCGCCGGAGCCACGCACATCTCGCGACGGCGATGAGACCAACTACACAAATCAGCGCACAGAGCAACGCAGCTAGTATTACAACGAAATCAGACTCCACTGTCACCATCGACGGTGGCTC
The Solanum stenotomum isolate F172 chromosome 12, ASM1918654v1, whole genome shotgun sequence DNA segment above includes these coding regions:
- the LOC125848894 gene encoding monosaccharide-sensing protein 2-like, coding for MDGAVLVALTAAIGNLLQGWDNATIAGAVLYIKKEFNLQTQAGIEGLIVAMSLIGATVITTFSGPVSDMFGRRPMLIISSVLYFVSGLVMLWSPSINVLLLARLLDGFGIGLSVTLVPVYISETAPPEIRGRLNTFPQFTGSVGMFLSYCMVFSMSLTVSPSWRLMLGVLSIPSLAYFFLALFYLPESPRWLVSKGRMKEAKKVLQRLRGRDDVSGEMALLMEGLGAGGEVSIEEYIINPDDELDDNHEHAVDKDRIKLYGAEEGQSWIAKPVTGQSTLGLVSRHGSVANQIALMDPMVTLFGSVHEKLPEMGSMRSMLFTNFGSMFNISENQVKHENWDEESQRDGDKHSDASGAESDDNVRSPLLSRQGSGTEGPPTSLSMRQGSNYNTANAGEHASMGIGGGWQLAYRKDEKKEGALKRIYLHQEAGVGSRRGSIMSLPGCDAHGEGDTIHAAALVSQSVLRTESILAQQTIEEAVEKQTGPITKAIGWRALFEPGVKHALIVGVGIQILQQFSGINGVLYYTPQILEQAGVGVLLSNLGIGSESASFLISGLTTLLMLPSIGIAMRLMDIAGRRLLLLTTLPVLLLSLIVLVLGNVINMGEVTHAVISTISVVVYFCCFVTGFGPIPNILCSEIFPTSVRGICIAICALTFWIGDIIVTYSLPVMLNTIGLAGVFGIYAVVCAIAWVFVFLKVPETKGMPLEVITEFFAVGANKQPGKE
- the LOC125849099 gene encoding RING-H2 finger protein ATL80-like gives rise to the protein MTRPARFLLSTSSSSTPAAEPPSMVTVESDFVVILAALLCALICVVGLIAVARCAWLRRGIGAGGSGGSQQSANKGLKKKVLQSLPKFTYDPSSTANGAAFTAECAICLAEYAVGDEIRVLPQCGHSFHLQCIDTWLGSHSSCPSCRQILVVSRCRKCGEFPAVSCKSDGATVTTPAESSSCGTSISSNNFLV